A stretch of the Kushneria konosiri genome encodes the following:
- the topA gene encoding type I DNA topoisomerase, producing MGKSLVIVESPAKAKTINKYLGNDFIVKSSVGHIRDLPTSGSGKNATDPSERARQAAATRKMSAEEKAVYKKRKSHDQLIRRMGVDPENDWQANYEILPGKEKVVDELKKLAEKADAVYLATDLDREGEAIAWHLRETIGGDESRYRRVVFNEITKNAIAQAFETPGELKLDRVHAQQARRFLDRVVGFMVSPLLWNKVARGLSAGRVQSVAVRLIVEREREIRAFTPEEYWDVHADLEAGSGDQVRFEVARHGGETFRPVSESQTTSLIAPLKTADYVITGREDRPTSSKPGAPFITSTLQQAASGRLGFSVKKTMTLAQRLYEAGYITYMRTDSTNLSADAITMARDYVESEMGSDYLPETPNVYSSKAGAQEAHEAIRPTDVHRRADDLGSMERDAERLYELIWRQFLACQMVPAQYLSTTLSIEVENFELRAKGRVLRFDGYTRVLKPSSRKEEDQQLPDIGKGERLELKTLDPKQHFTKPTARYTEASLVKELEKRGIGRPSTYAAIISTIQERGYVKLDSRRFYAEKLGEIVTDRLIESFQNLLDYGFTARMEDELDHVADGERDWRELLNSFYGDFRARLEHAEGDEGMRPNQPVETDIKCPTCGRPMQIRIASTGVFLGCSGYNLPPKERCKTTIDLLPGDEAVPADADDNAETDALRAKRRNPDTGTAMDSYLIDETRKIHISNDDDGYYEIEEGHFRIKGYEGPTIECDKCGSEMQLRTGRFGKYFACTNDDCKNTRKLLKSGEPAPPKMDPIPMPELACQKVDDHYVLRDGASGLFLAASQFPKNRETRPPLVSEIRPHADALPEKYHFLLKAPDHDPDGHPAQIRFSRKTKSQYVLSEEEGKATGWKALWDGNRWQIEDNRKGASAKKGSKAGKQAS from the coding sequence ATGGGCAAGTCACTGGTGATCGTCGAGTCGCCGGCCAAGGCCAAGACCATCAACAAGTACCTCGGCAACGATTTCATCGTGAAATCGAGCGTGGGTCATATCCGTGACCTGCCGACCAGTGGCAGTGGCAAGAATGCCACTGACCCCTCCGAGCGTGCGCGACAGGCGGCTGCCACGCGCAAGATGTCTGCCGAAGAGAAGGCAGTCTACAAAAAGCGCAAGAGCCATGATCAGCTGATTCGTCGCATGGGCGTTGATCCTGAAAATGACTGGCAGGCGAATTACGAGATACTGCCGGGCAAGGAAAAGGTGGTCGACGAGCTCAAAAAGCTCGCTGAAAAGGCAGATGCCGTTTATCTCGCAACGGACCTTGACCGTGAAGGTGAGGCCATTGCCTGGCATTTGCGTGAGACCATCGGTGGTGATGAGTCGCGCTATCGGCGAGTGGTGTTCAACGAGATCACCAAAAATGCCATTGCCCAGGCGTTTGAGACACCCGGTGAGCTCAAGCTTGACCGGGTGCATGCCCAGCAGGCTCGCCGGTTTCTGGATCGGGTCGTCGGTTTCATGGTGTCCCCGCTGCTGTGGAACAAGGTGGCGCGCGGGCTCTCTGCCGGTCGGGTTCAGTCCGTTGCGGTTAGATTGATCGTCGAGCGCGAGCGCGAAATTCGTGCCTTTACCCCTGAAGAATACTGGGACGTGCACGCTGATCTTGAAGCCGGCAGCGGTGATCAGGTGCGCTTTGAAGTGGCGCGCCACGGTGGCGAAACGTTCCGACCGGTCAGCGAGTCACAGACCACTTCGCTGATCGCGCCGTTGAAAACGGCTGATTACGTCATTACCGGTCGAGAGGATCGCCCGACTTCCAGCAAGCCGGGCGCTCCCTTTATTACCTCGACGCTACAGCAGGCTGCCAGTGGCCGCCTCGGGTTTTCGGTCAAAAAGACCATGACCCTGGCCCAGCGACTGTATGAAGCTGGTTACATCACCTATATGCGTACCGATTCGACCAATTTGTCCGCCGATGCCATTACGATGGCGCGAGACTATGTCGAATCTGAGATGGGCAGTGATTATCTGCCCGAAACGCCCAATGTTTATTCCAGCAAGGCCGGTGCCCAGGAAGCGCATGAAGCGATCAGGCCGACCGACGTTCACCGTCGAGCGGACGATCTTGGCAGCATGGAGCGTGATGCCGAGCGTCTCTATGAACTGATCTGGCGCCAGTTTCTGGCCTGTCAGATGGTGCCTGCCCAGTATCTGTCGACCACGCTGAGCATTGAGGTCGAGAATTTCGAGCTGCGTGCCAAGGGGCGGGTTCTGCGCTTTGATGGCTATACCCGTGTGCTCAAGCCCTCCTCCAGAAAGGAAGAAGACCAGCAGCTGCCGGATATTGGCAAGGGAGAGCGTCTTGAGCTCAAGACGCTTGATCCGAAGCAGCATTTTACCAAGCCGACCGCGCGTTACACCGAAGCCAGTCTGGTCAAGGAGCTTGAAAAGCGGGGGATCGGCCGGCCGTCGACCTATGCGGCCATCATCTCAACGATTCAGGAGCGGGGCTACGTCAAGCTGGACAGTCGTCGATTCTATGCCGAGAAACTCGGTGAAATTGTCACCGACAGATTGATCGAGTCCTTTCAAAACCTGCTGGATTACGGGTTTACGGCACGCATGGAAGATGAGCTGGACCATGTTGCTGACGGAGAGCGTGACTGGCGCGAGCTTTTGAACAGCTTCTACGGCGATTTTCGTGCCCGCCTTGAGCATGCCGAAGGCGATGAAGGCATGCGTCCCAATCAGCCGGTGGAAACTGACATCAAGTGCCCCACCTGTGGTCGACCGATGCAGATTCGTATTGCCTCGACCGGCGTGTTTCTGGGGTGTTCAGGCTATAATCTGCCGCCCAAGGAGCGCTGCAAGACCACCATCGATCTGCTGCCGGGTGATGAGGCGGTGCCGGCGGATGCCGATGACAATGCAGAGACCGATGCTCTTCGTGCCAAGCGCCGTAATCCCGATACAGGGACGGCGATGGACAGCTATCTCATCGATGAAACACGCAAGATCCACATCAGCAATGATGACGATGGCTATTACGAAATTGAGGAAGGCCACTTTCGCATCAAGGGCTATGAGGGCCCGACCATTGAGTGCGATAAATGTGGCTCGGAAATGCAGCTTCGTACCGGACGCTTTGGCAAATACTTCGCCTGCACCAATGATGACTGCAAAAATACCCGCAAGCTTTTGAAAAGTGGCGAACCAGCACCGCCCAAGATGGATCCGATTCCCATGCCGGAGCTGGCCTGTCAGAAGGTGGATGATCATTATGTGCTGCGTGACGGCGCCAGTGGTCTTTTTCTGGCGGCCAGTCAGTTTCCGAAAAATCGCGAAACCCGGCCGCCCCTGGTCAGCGAGATCAGGCCTCATGCCGATGCGCTGCCGGAGAAGTATCACTTTCTTCTGAAGGCACCGGATCATGACCCGGATGGTCACCCGGCGCAGATCCGCTTCTCGCGCAAGACCAAAAGTCAGTATGTGTTGAGCGAAGAAGAGGGCAAGGCGACTGGCTGGAAAGCGCTGTGGGATGGTAATCGCTGGCAGATCGAGGATAACCGGAAGGGAGCCAGTGCCAAAAAGGGCAGCAAGGCAGGGAAACAGGCTTCATGA
- a CDS encoding DUF6586 family protein: MSHQGRTNQLLYQAMLLLEQPAGDDEHADARRRALEEGGLSMLEMALESVIREIAHTCRWPSMHWRSVLNEPPARVAEIELLRELMGQPESWLARLLVLLDRLHDEGGAAQLRRHDNMIVSSQSEPLSRELARCLDDFRTLLPRLRETSYEW; this comes from the coding sequence ATGAGCCATCAGGGACGAACCAATCAGCTGCTCTATCAGGCCATGCTGTTGCTGGAACAACCGGCCGGGGATGACGAACACGCTGATGCCAGACGTCGGGCGCTCGAGGAAGGGGGGCTCTCGATGCTCGAGATGGCCCTTGAAAGCGTGATCAGGGAAATTGCCCATACCTGCCGTTGGCCATCAATGCACTGGCGTAGTGTATTGAATGAGCCGCCGGCACGCGTGGCAGAGATCGAGCTGTTGCGAGAACTCATGGGGCAACCTGAAAGCTGGCTGGCCAGGCTGCTGGTTCTGCTGGACCGTCTTCATGATGAAGGGGGTGCGGCCCAGCTTCGTCGCCATGACAACATGATCGTGTCCAGTCAGAGCGAGCCTCTTTCCCGGGAACTTGCAAGGTGTCTGGACGATTTTCGGACCCTGCTGCCCCGGCTTCGTGAAACCAGCTATGAATGGTAA
- the lexA gene encoding transcriptional repressor LexA, producing the protein MTRPLTARQQAVFDFIARTISELGYPPTRAEIAGALGFRSPNAAEEHLRALRKKGVIEMIPGTSRGIRLSAQEQVAQEPESLNAGLPVIGEVAAGSPILAAEHISRYCPMPADFFNPGADYLLRVRGLSMRDAGILDGDLLAVHRTHDARDGQVVVARLGDDVTVKRFKRQGSIVSLIAENPDFEPITIDLTRQSLDIEGVGVGVIRGGDGNSL; encoded by the coding sequence ATGACACGACCGTTGACTGCACGCCAACAGGCCGTATTCGATTTCATTGCCAGAACCATCAGTGAACTCGGCTACCCTCCCACGCGTGCCGAAATTGCCGGCGCATTGGGCTTTCGTTCGCCCAATGCTGCCGAAGAGCATCTGCGTGCGCTGCGCAAGAAGGGCGTCATCGAGATGATCCCCGGCACCTCGCGCGGCATTCGCCTTTCCGCTCAGGAACAGGTCGCACAGGAACCGGAAAGCCTCAACGCCGGTCTGCCCGTGATCGGAGAAGTCGCTGCCGGCAGTCCGATCCTCGCTGCCGAGCACATTTCACGTTATTGCCCGATGCCGGCCGATTTTTTCAATCCGGGGGCTGATTATCTGTTGCGTGTTCGCGGCCTTTCCATGCGCGATGCCGGTATTCTTGATGGTGATCTGCTGGCCGTGCATCGAACGCATGATGCCCGCGATGGGCAGGTAGTCGTGGCACGACTGGGAGATGATGTGACGGTCAAGCGCTTCAAGCGTCAGGGCAGCATCGTCAGCCTGATTGCAGAAAATCCTGACTTCGAGCCCATTACGATTGATCTGACCCGTCAGAGCCTGGATATAGAGGGCGTGGGTGTTGGGGTCATTCGAGGTGGCGACGGCAATAGCCTTTAA
- a CDS encoding TetR/AcrR family transcriptional regulator, whose protein sequence is MVPSDTVTRILDAAEVLFAEHGFSETSLRRITGRAEVNLAAVNYHFGSKQALIQAVFFRYLDPFSADLHQRLDRLEADEAGASDLEGLLDTLFASVLEMPSDSHDLRTFMKLLGLAYSQTQRHLRDELRDRYGDIFSRFLKLLRQATPELADDERFWRLHFMLGSVIFTLSGLNTLRDIAEHDYHQRITIRELAQRLKPVALHALRAPVMNVASNATTTQDADQLTCYPRTGTHS, encoded by the coding sequence ATGGTGCCATCCGATACCGTGACCCGAATCCTCGATGCAGCCGAAGTCCTGTTTGCCGAGCATGGTTTTTCCGAAACATCGCTTCGTCGAATTACGGGTCGAGCCGAGGTCAACCTGGCTGCCGTCAATTACCATTTTGGCTCCAAGCAGGCGCTGATACAGGCAGTATTCTTTCGCTATCTCGACCCGTTCAGCGCTGATCTGCATCAGCGACTGGACAGGCTTGAAGCTGACGAGGCAGGAGCCTCTGATCTTGAGGGATTGCTTGATACGCTGTTTGCCAGCGTGCTGGAAATGCCCTCTGACAGCCATGATCTGAGAACCTTCATGAAGCTTCTGGGCCTGGCCTATTCACAGACGCAGCGCCATCTTCGTGACGAGCTTCGAGACCGGTATGGTGATATCTTCTCGCGCTTTTTAAAGCTCCTCAGGCAGGCCACCCCTGAGCTTGCCGACGATGAGCGCTTCTGGCGGCTGCATTTCATGCTGGGGTCGGTCATCTTTACGCTCTCCGGCCTCAATACGCTGCGCGATATCGCCGAACATGACTATCACCAGCGCATTACGATTCGGGAGCTGGCCCAGCGTTTAAAGCCGGTCGCATTACATGCGCTGCGTGCTCCGGTCATGAATGTTGCTTCAAATGCCACGACGACTCAGGATGCGGATCAGCTGACTTGCTACCCCAGAACAGGAACTCATTCATGA
- the nagZ gene encoding beta-N-acetylhexosaminidase: MTDLQAEAPIGPLMCDIQGTCLNDDERGWLAHHSVGGIILFARNVESPEQMRKLCDDIRRARPNILIGIDQEGGRVQRLRNGVTTLPPMAFLGRYYLDAPAEALELARDTGWLLAMEMAACGVDFSFAPVLDLDDARCPAIGNRAFSDDPQHVTELAGAFIEGLSDAGMASVGKHFPGHGGVTLDSHLVMPEDTRTLEALESRDLIPFRALSDRLSGIMPAHVRFTRIDERPAGFSRRWLEYLRHDIGFEGVIVSDDLSMEGAAMAGGPGERVMAALEAGCDLALLCNDPVGAAEARQTLHSSMKKPLTQCRLERLRFAGGVVDFETLKEQPRWHRTRERLADLLT; encoded by the coding sequence ATGACGGATCTCCAGGCCGAAGCGCCGATCGGCCCCCTGATGTGCGACATTCAGGGTACATGTCTAAACGATGACGAGAGAGGCTGGCTGGCTCACCACAGCGTGGGTGGCATTATCCTTTTTGCGCGCAACGTCGAGTCACCCGAGCAGATGCGAAAGCTGTGTGACGACATTCGGCGTGCTCGTCCCAATATCCTGATTGGCATCGATCAGGAGGGTGGGCGTGTTCAGCGTCTTCGCAACGGCGTGACCACGCTGCCCCCCATGGCCTTTCTGGGCCGGTACTATCTCGATGCACCCGCTGAAGCGCTTGAACTGGCGCGAGATACCGGCTGGCTGCTGGCGATGGAAATGGCCGCCTGCGGCGTCGATTTTTCCTTTGCGCCTGTGCTTGATCTTGATGATGCCCGCTGCCCGGCCATCGGCAATCGTGCCTTCTCGGATGATCCGCAGCACGTGACTGAATTGGCGGGCGCCTTTATCGAGGGGTTGTCTGATGCCGGTATGGCCAGCGTGGGCAAGCACTTCCCGGGGCATGGCGGTGTAACGCTCGATTCACACCTTGTCATGCCGGAAGACACACGCACGCTCGAGGCGCTCGAATCCCGTGACCTGATTCCCTTTCGAGCGCTGTCTGACCGGCTGAGCGGGATCATGCCTGCGCACGTGCGTTTTACCCGAATTGACGAACGGCCGGCCGGATTTTCGCGGCGCTGGCTGGAATATCTGCGTCATGACATCGGTTTTGAGGGGGTGATCGTTTCTGATGATCTTTCCATGGAGGGAGCGGCCATGGCCGGCGGCCCCGGAGAGCGGGTCATGGCGGCGCTGGAGGCCGGATGTGATCTGGCGCTTCTATGTAACGACCCGGTGGGAGCAGCAGAGGCCCGTCAGACGTTACATTCGTCCATGAAGAAGCCATTGACGCAGTGTCGTCTGGAACGACTACGCTTTGCCGGCGGCGTCGTTGATTTTGAAACACTGAAGGAGCAGCCGCGCTGGCACCGTACCAGGGAGCGGTTAGCGGATCTCCTTACCTGA
- a CDS encoding mechanosensitive ion channel family protein, with product MAQQSGSGASSSSGSQPDGSEATHYWQQLLDSTQEWSKGYFGLPGWVLMIILVVLLVLLFDLVCAFLLGRLERRLNKSPRRWDDALVHALRGPLRLWLWLGGLCSILTLGAQGLGISGITFYASLIFGLSTLAIIFWVEVRLMQRLEQRLVFPPAHSKAKPVDQTSASAITKITGALTLILVLLMALQMLGVSVSSLLAVGGAGGILIGFAARDVMANFFGGMVVHLDKPFQVGHWIRSPDREIEGMVEDIGWRLTRIRTFSGPPIYVPNAVFSRIIVETPSRMHVRLLWETIGIRYQDADKVEAITGDIAEMLEKNEDVENDEFITVSVSGYGEYSINIMVYALTKVVDWQQYNIAKQNILLSVCDIVYDHGAELAIPASRIHVPDEIRLGRPSSQTHDDATNTEEPDTDASREVSCDDEGSAGTRTTRRDDRELESQENNRQDGELSNSRPRRLNNEKRRNSDRKRQGPFDNDADSESDGDA from the coding sequence ATGGCGCAGCAATCCGGCAGTGGTGCCTCATCATCAAGCGGCTCCCAACCCGACGGATCGGAAGCCACCCATTACTGGCAGCAGTTGCTTGACAGCACACAGGAATGGTCCAAGGGCTATTTTGGTCTGCCCGGCTGGGTACTGATGATTATTCTGGTCGTGCTGCTGGTGCTGCTGTTTGATCTGGTCTGCGCCTTTTTACTGGGTCGACTCGAGCGGCGCCTGAACAAGAGCCCGAGACGCTGGGATGACGCGCTGGTGCATGCGCTTCGCGGGCCGCTGCGGTTGTGGCTATGGCTTGGGGGGCTGTGCTCCATATTGACCCTGGGCGCTCAGGGGCTTGGTATCTCCGGCATTACCTTCTATGCCAGTCTCATTTTCGGGCTTTCGACGCTGGCCATCATATTCTGGGTTGAGGTGCGTCTGATGCAGCGCCTTGAACAGCGGCTGGTGTTTCCACCGGCTCATTCAAAGGCAAAACCGGTAGATCAGACCTCTGCTTCGGCCATTACCAAAATTACGGGGGCGCTGACGCTGATCCTGGTGCTGTTAATGGCCCTTCAGATGCTGGGTGTCTCGGTGTCGAGCCTTCTGGCAGTAGGTGGTGCAGGCGGTATTCTGATCGGTTTTGCTGCGCGCGATGTCATGGCCAACTTCTTTGGCGGCATGGTCGTTCATCTGGACAAGCCCTTTCAGGTCGGGCACTGGATTCGCTCTCCCGATCGCGAGATCGAAGGGATGGTTGAGGACATTGGCTGGCGTCTTACACGTATTCGTACCTTCAGTGGTCCGCCCATCTATGTGCCCAATGCAGTATTCAGCCGAATTATTGTCGAAACCCCTTCCCGCATGCATGTGCGACTGTTGTGGGAAACGATCGGCATACGTTATCAGGACGCGGACAAGGTCGAGGCCATTACCGGTGATATCGCCGAAATGCTGGAAAAAAATGAAGATGTCGAAAACGATGAATTCATTACCGTCAGTGTCAGCGGTTATGGCGAGTACAGCATCAATATCATGGTATATGCCCTGACCAAAGTCGTTGACTGGCAGCAGTACAATATCGCCAAGCAAAATATCCTGCTGTCGGTATGCGATATCGTTTATGACCATGGTGCCGAACTTGCGATTCCGGCGTCCCGTATCCATGTGCCCGATGAGATCAGGCTCGGACGACCCTCTTCACAAACACACGATGACGCCACGAATACAGAGGAGCCAGACACCGACGCCTCCCGGGAGGTTTCATGCGACGATGAAGGGTCTGCTGGCACACGTACTACTCGTCGGGACGATCGTGAGCTTGAGTCGCAAGAGAATAATCGGCAGGATGGCGAGCTTTCAAACTCGCGCCCCCGTCGCCTGAATAATGAAAAGCGCCGCAATTCGGACCGAAAGCGTCAGGGGCCTTTTGACAACGATGCAGACAGTGAGTCAGATGGCGATGCCTGA
- a CDS encoding hypoxanthine-guanine phosphoribosyltransferase: MAQYHNDMKVLMDEADCLIDLPAVERALDDMASRLTQSLSDSMPVFYCVMNGGLITTGHLLTRLGFPLEVDYLHATRYRGGLRGGELFWRVSPEIPMAGRHVVIVDDILDEGATLAAILEYCHQAGAASVSSAVLVEKIHDRKAVPDLKADYCGLEVEDRYVFGFGMDYKGYWRNAPGIFAPRGL, translated from the coding sequence ATGGCCCAGTATCATAACGACATGAAGGTCCTGATGGATGAGGCAGATTGCCTGATCGACCTTCCCGCAGTCGAAAGGGCTCTGGATGATATGGCCAGCCGACTGACCCAGTCGCTCTCCGACAGCATGCCGGTATTTTACTGCGTCATGAACGGTGGGCTGATCACTACCGGCCATTTGCTCACCCGATTGGGATTTCCTCTGGAAGTGGACTATCTCCATGCCACACGCTATCGCGGCGGTCTTCGCGGCGGTGAGCTGTTCTGGCGCGTTTCGCCCGAAATTCCAATGGCCGGTCGCCACGTGGTCATCGTGGATGACATCCTCGATGAGGGAGCAACACTTGCTGCCATCCTCGAATACTGCCACCAGGCGGGGGCAGCCAGTGTGTCCTCGGCAGTACTGGTCGAGAAGATACATGACCGCAAGGCCGTGCCCGACCTCAAGGCGGACTACTGTGGCCTTGAAGTTGAGGATCGCTATGTTTTCGGTTTTGGCATGGACTACAAGGGCTATTGGCGCAACGCGCCGGGTATCTTCGCCCCGCGCGGGCTCTGA